One window of Streptomyces sp. SUK 48 genomic DNA carries:
- a CDS encoding response regulator transcription factor has translation MRSPYEPHRAVTPDDLARDRDLARDRDRDPDRDGARARVLVVDDDPTVAEVVAGYLDRSGYAVDRADDGPAALTRARARWPDLVVLDLMLPGMDGLEVCRRLREHGPVPVIMLTARGDEEDRVLGLEVGADDYVTKPFSPRELVLRVESVLRRSRPAADGGHRLAAAGLSVDPNARRATKNGGELALTLREFDLLAFFLRHPGRAFGREDLMREVWGWDFGDLSTVTVHVRRLRGKIEDDPARPRLIQTVWGVGYRFEPGGAVD, from the coding sequence ATGCGATCGCCGTACGAGCCCCACCGGGCCGTCACCCCCGACGACCTGGCACGAGACCGGGACCTGGCACGAGACCGGGACCGAGACCCAGACCGGGACGGAGCCCGCGCCCGGGTCCTGGTCGTGGACGACGACCCCACCGTCGCCGAGGTGGTCGCCGGATACCTGGACCGGTCCGGTTACGCGGTGGACCGCGCCGACGACGGCCCGGCGGCGCTCACCCGCGCCCGCGCCCGGTGGCCCGACCTCGTCGTGCTCGACCTGATGCTGCCCGGCATGGACGGCCTGGAGGTGTGCCGGCGGCTGCGGGAGCACGGACCCGTGCCGGTCATCATGCTGACCGCCCGGGGCGACGAGGAGGACCGCGTCCTCGGCCTGGAGGTCGGCGCGGACGACTACGTCACCAAGCCCTTCAGCCCCCGGGAACTCGTCCTGCGCGTCGAGTCCGTGCTGCGCCGCAGCCGCCCCGCCGCCGACGGCGGCCACCGGCTGGCCGCGGCCGGTCTCTCGGTCGACCCGAACGCCCGCCGCGCCACCAAGAACGGCGGTGAACTGGCCCTCACCCTCAGGGAGTTCGACCTGCTCGCCTTCTTCCTGCGCCATCCCGGCCGCGCGTTCGGCCGGGAGGACCTGATGCGGGAGGTGTGGGGCTGGGACTTCGGAGACCTCTCGACGGTCACGGTGCATGTGCGCCGGCTGCGCGGCAAGATCGAGGACGACCCGGCCCGGCCCCGGCTGATCCAGACGGTGTGGGGCGTCGGTTACCGCTTCGAGCCCGGCGGGGCGGTGGACTGA
- a CDS encoding HAMP domain-containing sensor histidine kinase, with protein MHATLLIALYAFAGAAATGVAGACVLRLIRRRSLTASLAVVAAVGVVAMLAGTLAVAWAMFLSPHDLSVVTTVVAMAAVVSLATALLMGRWVVARSRELAVAARSFGDGGAFAAPDGPATAELEDLSRELAATSARLAQSRERERALEASRRELVAWISHDLRTPLAGLRAMAEALEDGVAADPDRYLKQIRAEVERLNDMVGDLFELSRIHAGTLSLSLARISLYDLVGDALAGADPLAREHGVRLVGERVEPVPVEVDGREMSRVLGNLLVNAIRRTPADGTVAIAAERTDTGVVLSVTDGCGGIPEEDLPRVFETGWRGTDARTPPAGAGLGLAIVRGIVEAHRGRATVRNIPGGCRFEVTLPTAR; from the coding sequence GTGCACGCCACCCTCCTCATCGCCCTCTACGCCTTCGCCGGCGCCGCCGCGACCGGTGTCGCCGGGGCCTGCGTCCTGCGGCTGATCCGGCGCCGCTCGCTCACCGCCTCCCTCGCCGTGGTCGCGGCCGTCGGAGTCGTCGCCATGCTCGCCGGCACGCTCGCGGTCGCCTGGGCGATGTTCCTGTCCCCGCACGACCTGTCCGTGGTCACCACCGTCGTCGCCATGGCGGCCGTGGTCTCCCTGGCGACCGCCCTGCTGATGGGTCGCTGGGTGGTCGCCCGCAGCCGTGAACTCGCCGTCGCGGCCCGCTCGTTCGGGGACGGCGGGGCCTTCGCCGCGCCGGACGGGCCCGCGACCGCCGAACTGGAGGACCTCAGCAGGGAGTTGGCCGCGACCAGCGCCCGGCTCGCCCAGTCCCGGGAGCGGGAGCGGGCGCTGGAGGCATCGCGGCGTGAGCTGGTCGCCTGGATCTCGCACGACCTGCGTACCCCGCTGGCCGGACTGCGGGCCATGGCGGAGGCCCTGGAGGACGGCGTGGCCGCCGACCCCGACCGCTATCTGAAGCAGATCCGCGCCGAGGTGGAACGCCTCAACGACATGGTCGGCGACCTCTTCGAACTCTCCCGGATACACGCGGGCACCCTCTCCCTGAGCCTCGCCCGGATCTCCCTGTACGACCTGGTCGGCGACGCGCTGGCCGGAGCCGACCCGCTGGCCAGGGAACACGGGGTGCGGCTGGTGGGGGAGCGGGTCGAGCCGGTGCCGGTGGAGGTCGACGGCAGGGAGATGAGCCGGGTGCTCGGCAATCTGCTCGTCAACGCCATCCGCCGCACGCCCGCCGACGGCACGGTCGCGATCGCCGCCGAGCGCACCGACACCGGTGTGGTGCTGTCCGTCACCGACGGCTGCGGGGGCATCCCGGAGGAGGATCTACCGCGGGTCTTCGAGACCGGCTGGCGCGGCACCGACGCCCGGACACCCCCGGCGGGCGCGGGACTCGGCCTCGCCATCGTCCGGGGCATCGTGGAGGCCCACCGGGGCCGGGCCACCGTCCGCAACATCCCCGGCGGCTGCCGTTTCGAGGTCACGCTGCCCACCGCGCGATGA
- a CDS encoding NAD-dependent epimerase/dehydratase family protein, which yields MRVLVTGGAGFIGSHVVEALRARGHEPLVYDVRTEPGADVRDAAAVTRALAGVDAVCHQAARVGLGDGVADAAEYVSRNDLGTAVLLAAMAEAGVGRLVVAGSMVVYGEGRYTCPRHGVVRPGPRAVADLDAGRFEPRCPACGAELSPGLVGEDAPADPRNVYAATKLAQEHLAAAWARAAGGTAVSLRYHNVYGPRMPRDTPYAGVASFFRSALARGQAPRVFEDGGQRRDFVHVRDVAAANVAALEAESAPGALTAYNTGSGEPRTVGELARALAEACGGPEPVVTGEYRLGDVRHITADSARLRAALGWKPQVDFADGMREFARAGLSAD from the coding sequence ATGCGCGTATTGGTCACCGGCGGTGCCGGTTTCATCGGTTCCCATGTCGTCGAGGCGCTGCGGGCGCGCGGCCACGAGCCGCTGGTGTACGACGTCCGTACGGAGCCGGGCGCGGACGTGCGGGACGCGGCGGCGGTGACGCGGGCGCTGGCCGGGGTGGACGCCGTATGCCATCAGGCGGCGAGGGTCGGACTCGGCGACGGCGTCGCCGACGCCGCGGAGTACGTCTCGCGCAACGACCTGGGTACGGCCGTGCTGCTCGCGGCGATGGCAGAGGCGGGCGTGGGACGTCTGGTGGTCGCCGGGTCCATGGTCGTCTACGGCGAGGGCCGGTACACCTGCCCGCGCCACGGCGTCGTCCGGCCGGGCCCGCGCGCCGTCGCCGACCTCGACGCGGGCCGGTTCGAGCCCCGGTGCCCGGCGTGCGGGGCGGAGCTGTCCCCCGGCCTGGTCGGGGAGGACGCCCCGGCCGACCCCCGTAACGTGTACGCGGCGACCAAGCTCGCCCAGGAGCACCTGGCCGCCGCCTGGGCCCGGGCCGCGGGCGGTACGGCGGTGTCCCTGCGCTACCACAACGTGTACGGTCCGCGGATGCCCCGTGACACCCCCTACGCCGGGGTCGCCTCCTTCTTCCGCTCCGCGCTCGCCCGCGGACAGGCGCCCCGGGTCTTCGAGGACGGCGGCCAGCGGCGGGACTTCGTGCATGTGCGGGACGTGGCCGCGGCGAACGTGGCCGCGCTGGAAGCGGAGTCCGCGCCGGGCGCGCTCACCGCGTACAACACCGGCAGCGGCGAGCCCCGTACCGTCGGCGAACTGGCGCGGGCGCTCGCCGAGGCGTGCGGCGGCCCGGAGCCGGTGGTCACCGGGGAGTACCGGCTGGGGGACGTACGGCACATCACCGCGGACTCCGCCCGGCTGCGGGCCGCGCTGGGATGGAAGCCGCAGGTCGATTTCGCGGACGGCATGCGGGAGTTCGCGCGGGCCGGGCTCAGCGCGGACTGA
- a CDS encoding penicillin-binding transpeptidase domain-containing protein — MKSARAFLDHWAGQNLGGAAAGTDEPDAAALALRRYKDGLHLAKVTFDNVLSAGPSTVTAGATKVTFTVTAQVAGGSWSYPSAVAVRKSDNGATAVHWNNSVLYPGLGDDQSLTAGTLPAGSSDAKVVAADGKTDLSGFGSLRDIAATIRQNGEATGGRPGTGVAVVDSDGAGVKTLKTFKKGTAPVIRTTIDTRLQTAAEQAVKDAHLGGRPAGSVAVDWSNGHILAVAHTGTDGDIAINGIKSPGSTMKIITSAALFDKAGLTPASPAPCTDSLTANSQSFHNDPGVKANPGSDLARAFAVSCNTSFIKDGFHYLVHDGDASALHDEAVSVFGMGSWSIGGGVATTDPSIPVDAQGGDQAAQFIGQGRVSATPLFMASVAATVRAGGFRQPVIVPGQQQMNAPRPITPRTAGYLRSMMRATATGGTAAPRLAGLAGVGAKTGTAEEGDHTNGWLTAYNAHIAVAALVEGGASGVDSAGYVVRRLLTTG, encoded by the coding sequence GTGAAGTCGGCCCGGGCATTCCTGGACCACTGGGCCGGGCAGAACCTCGGCGGTGCGGCCGCCGGGACCGACGAGCCGGACGCGGCCGCCCTGGCGCTGCGGCGGTACAAGGACGGGCTGCATCTGGCGAAGGTGACGTTCGACAACGTTCTCTCGGCGGGTCCTTCGACCGTGACCGCCGGGGCGACGAAGGTCACCTTCACCGTCACCGCGCAGGTGGCGGGCGGCAGTTGGAGCTACCCGAGCGCGGTGGCCGTGCGCAAGAGCGACAACGGCGCGACGGCCGTGCACTGGAACAACTCGGTGCTGTACCCGGGGCTCGGGGACGACCAGTCGCTGACCGCGGGCACCCTGCCCGCGGGTTCGAGCGACGCCAAGGTGGTGGCCGCCGACGGGAAGACGGATCTGTCGGGGTTCGGCTCGCTGCGGGACATCGCGGCCACGATCCGGCAGAACGGCGAGGCCACCGGCGGCCGGCCCGGCACCGGAGTGGCCGTCGTGGACTCCGACGGGGCGGGCGTGAAGACGCTGAAGACGTTCAAGAAGGGCACTGCGCCGGTCATCAGGACCACCATCGACACGCGGCTCCAGACGGCGGCCGAGCAGGCGGTGAAGGACGCGCATCTCGGGGGCAGGCCCGCGGGTTCGGTGGCCGTCGACTGGAGCAACGGGCACATCCTGGCGGTCGCGCACACGGGCACGGACGGGGACATCGCCATCAACGGCATCAAGTCCCCCGGCTCCACGATGAAGATCATCACGTCGGCGGCCCTGTTCGACAAGGCGGGCCTGACCCCGGCCAGTCCGGCGCCGTGCACCGACTCCCTGACCGCCAACAGCCAGTCGTTCCACAACGACCCCGGGGTGAAGGCGAATCCGGGATCCGATCTGGCGCGGGCGTTCGCCGTGTCGTGCAACACCTCCTTCATCAAGGACGGTTTCCACTACCTCGTGCACGACGGTGACGCCTCCGCCCTGCACGACGAGGCGGTGAGCGTCTTCGGCATGGGCAGCTGGTCCATCGGGGGCGGGGTCGCCACCACCGACCCGAGCATCCCGGTGGACGCCCAAGGCGGCGACCAGGCCGCCCAGTTCATCGGGCAGGGCCGGGTCTCCGCCACCCCGCTGTTCATGGCGTCGGTGGCGGCGACGGTGCGGGCCGGCGGCTTCCGGCAGCCCGTCATCGTGCCGGGGCAGCAGCAGATGAACGCGCCGCGGCCCATCACGCCCCGTACCGCGGGCTACCTCCGGTCGATGATGCGCGCGACCGCCACCGGTGGCACCGCCGCGCCGCGCCTGGCCGGACTCGCCGGTGTCGGCGCCAAGACGGGCACCGCCGAGGAGGGCGACCACACCAACGGCTGGCTGACCGCCTACAACGCGCACATCGCGGTCGCGGCCCTGGTCGAGGGCGGCGCCTCCGGCGTGGACTCCGCCGGCTATGTCGTACGACGCCTGCTGACGACCGGCTGA
- a CDS encoding SpoIIE family protein phosphatase has protein sequence MEPARESDTAATSVGSADLFDASTDAAAVIAQDGAVMGWTRGAQALLGYSAPEMVGTSAGRLLAGPGDPARIGGIAARCRAGNGWSGMIRVRHRDGRPIDVLLRVSAAFRMAGRDCFLLSAREERERWTIAQSVLDGFLTRSPVGMAVLDRDLRYVWLNGTLEHLGGVPREERLGRRLSELLPGLQGEALEKLMRKVLATGVPVTDYEYDGWSWADPHRRHAYSASFFPLVDAGDTVTGICYMVLDVTERWAARRILSMVNEAGTSIGTTLDVLRTAEELADFAVPRFADFVVVDLLEPVVGSESHEALLGDAGPPPARPALRRAALRSVREGCPEAVYRVGERVGFLGPPHDARTLITGDPLFIPVLDADQGPWVAAEPRRADRIREFGIHSLISVPMRARDTTLGLATFARTTNPEPFGSDDVLLARELVARAAVCLDNARRYTREHTAALTLQRSLLPPALTGGTALDVASSYLPADSAGGVGGDWFDVIPLSGARVGLVVGDVVGHGISAAASMGRLRTAVQTLADMELPPDELLAHLDDLVLRLGGEETVSGADARGTAALTGATCLYAVYDPVSRRCTMARAGHPPPVVVPPDGPAYFPEIAAGPPLGLGGMAFEATEIELAEHSLFGLFTNGLIQACDDVERGMTRLAEALARPEPDLERLCAAAVHDLVPGPQPDDIALLLTRTHVLGADHAVSWDVPDDPAAVGEIRTLAARQVTEWGLGELAMTTELLVSELVTNAIRYAAPPIRVRLLRDSRLTCEVADASSTAPRLRHARSTDEGGRGLFLVAQMSLRWGARYTGEGKIIWAEQKIPAEQQLSADYRIPDDRGTP, from the coding sequence ATGGAACCAGCGCGCGAGAGCGACACCGCAGCCACGTCCGTGGGGTCGGCGGACCTCTTCGACGCGTCCACGGACGCGGCCGCGGTGATCGCGCAGGACGGTGCGGTGATGGGCTGGACCCGCGGCGCGCAGGCACTGCTCGGCTACTCCGCGCCGGAGATGGTCGGCACCTCCGCCGGGCGCCTGCTCGCCGGGCCCGGGGACCCCGCCCGGATCGGCGGCATCGCGGCCCGCTGCCGCGCCGGAAACGGCTGGAGCGGCATGATCCGGGTGCGGCACCGCGACGGCCGCCCGATCGACGTCCTGCTGCGGGTCTCGGCCGCCTTCCGCATGGCCGGCCGGGACTGCTTCCTGCTGTCGGCGCGCGAGGAGCGCGAGCGGTGGACGATCGCCCAGTCCGTCCTCGACGGCTTCCTCACCCGCTCACCGGTCGGCATGGCCGTCCTCGACCGCGACCTGCGCTACGTCTGGCTGAACGGCACCCTGGAACACCTCGGCGGGGTGCCCCGGGAGGAGCGGCTCGGCCGGCGCCTGAGCGAACTGCTGCCGGGGTTGCAGGGCGAGGCCCTGGAGAAGCTGATGCGCAAGGTGCTCGCCACCGGCGTGCCCGTCACCGACTACGAGTACGACGGCTGGAGCTGGGCCGACCCGCACCGCAGGCACGCCTACTCGGCGTCGTTCTTCCCCCTGGTGGACGCCGGCGACACCGTCACCGGCATCTGCTACATGGTCCTGGACGTCACCGAACGCTGGGCCGCCCGCCGGATCCTGTCCATGGTCAACGAGGCCGGCACCAGCATCGGCACCACCCTCGACGTGCTGCGCACGGCCGAGGAACTGGCCGACTTCGCCGTCCCGCGCTTCGCCGACTTCGTGGTCGTGGACCTGCTCGAACCCGTGGTCGGCAGCGAGAGCCACGAGGCGCTGCTCGGCGACGCCGGCCCGCCGCCCGCCCGGCCCGCGCTGCGCCGCGCCGCCCTGCGCTCGGTGCGCGAGGGCTGCCCCGAGGCCGTCTACCGGGTCGGCGAGCGGGTCGGGTTCCTCGGCCCGCCGCACGACGCCAGGACGCTCATCACGGGCGATCCGCTGTTCATCCCGGTCCTCGACGCGGATCAGGGCCCCTGGGTCGCCGCCGAGCCGCGGCGCGCCGACCGCATCCGCGAGTTCGGCATCCACTCGCTGATCTCCGTCCCCATGCGGGCCCGCGACACCACCCTCGGCCTCGCCACCTTCGCCCGTACGACCAACCCGGAGCCCTTCGGCTCCGACGACGTGCTGCTGGCCCGGGAACTGGTGGCACGGGCCGCGGTCTGCCTGGACAACGCCCGCCGCTACACCAGGGAGCACACGGCCGCCCTCACCCTCCAGCGCAGCCTGCTGCCCCCGGCCCTGACCGGCGGCACCGCGCTGGACGTGGCCTCCTCCTACCTCCCGGCCGACTCGGCGGGCGGCGTCGGCGGGGACTGGTTCGACGTGATCCCGCTGTCCGGGGCGCGGGTCGGGCTCGTCGTCGGCGATGTGGTCGGCCACGGGATCAGCGCCGCCGCGAGCATGGGACGGCTGCGCACCGCCGTACAGACCCTCGCCGACATGGAGCTGCCCCCGGACGAGCTCCTCGCCCATCTGGACGACCTCGTGCTGCGCCTCGGCGGCGAGGAGACCGTCTCCGGCGCCGACGCCCGGGGCACCGCCGCCCTCACCGGAGCGACCTGCCTCTACGCCGTGTACGACCCCGTCTCCCGGCGGTGCACCATGGCCCGCGCCGGCCATCCGCCGCCCGTCGTCGTCCCCCCGGACGGGCCCGCCTACTTCCCGGAGATCGCCGCGGGACCCCCGCTGGGCCTGGGCGGCATGGCCTTCGAGGCCACCGAGATCGAGCTGGCCGAGCACAGCCTGTTCGGCCTGTTCACCAACGGCCTCATCCAGGCATGCGACGACGTCGAGCGCGGCATGACCCGGCTCGCCGAGGCACTCGCCCGCCCCGAGCCGGACCTGGAGCGGCTGTGCGCCGCCGCCGTGCACGACCTCGTCCCCGGGCCGCAGCCCGACGACATCGCGCTGCTGCTGACCCGCACCCACGTCCTCGGCGCCGACCACGCCGTCTCCTGGGACGTCCCCGACGACCCGGCCGCCGTCGGCGAGATCCGCACCCTGGCCGCCCGCCAGGTCACCGAATGGGGCCTCGGGGAACTGGCCATGACGACGGAACTCCTGGTGAGCGAGCTGGTCACCAACGCGATCCGCTACGCCGCCCCGCCCATCCGGGTACGGCTCCTGCGCGACTCCCGGCTGACCTGCGAGGTCGCCGACGCCAGCAGCACCGCACCCCGCCTCAGGCACGCCCGCAGCACCGACGAGGGCGGCCGGGGACTGTTCCTCGTCGCCCAGATGTCACTGCGCTGGGGCGCCCGCTACACCGGCGAGGGGAAGATCATCTGGGCCGAGCAGAAGATCCCCGCCGAGCAGCAGCTCTCGGCGGACTACCGGATCCCCGACGACCGGGGAACCCCGTAG
- a CDS encoding PP2C family protein-serine/threonine phosphatase — protein MRSPRRQPEVGAATRIGAPAPPRWMRWLPVFYVAAVLILEPITPVDWPVSFLLVALPLVAAFAHGPRAVAGATVFAVVIEAVLAGTPCCAGRPVGYLWDRHYVADYVCTALVGALGTILAAHRIRRERTLADVRFVAEIAQRVLLRPLPQRIGNLLLESLYLSAAAEARIGGDLYEAVPTAFGVRLLIGDVRGKGLLAVETAAALLGAFREAAHDEPDLAALALRMERSMTRRAEHLGGSEIGERFVTAVFAEIPADGRIIRVVNCGHPPPLLIRAEEVLELDSGCSGPPLNLGVLLPDPHHVDSYPFEPGEQLLLYTDGVTETRDASGTFYPLVRRLRSFGPLPPHELLERLHHDLLEYSGDNLQDDTAALAACLLADDGIRAVDRP, from the coding sequence GTGCGCAGTCCACGTCGCCAGCCGGAGGTCGGTGCCGCCACGCGCATCGGAGCGCCGGCGCCTCCGAGGTGGATGCGCTGGCTCCCGGTGTTCTACGTCGCGGCCGTACTGATCCTCGAACCGATCACCCCCGTCGACTGGCCCGTGAGCTTTCTGCTGGTCGCCCTGCCACTGGTGGCCGCGTTCGCACACGGGCCGCGCGCGGTCGCGGGCGCCACGGTCTTCGCGGTCGTCATAGAGGCGGTCCTGGCGGGCACGCCGTGCTGCGCGGGCCGCCCGGTCGGCTATCTGTGGGACCGCCACTACGTCGCCGACTACGTCTGCACGGCCCTGGTCGGCGCGCTCGGCACGATCCTCGCCGCGCACCGCATCCGCCGTGAACGCACCCTGGCCGACGTGCGGTTCGTGGCCGAGATCGCGCAGCGCGTGCTGCTGCGACCGCTTCCGCAGCGGATCGGCAATCTGCTCCTGGAGAGCCTCTACCTGTCCGCCGCCGCGGAGGCGCGCATCGGCGGCGACCTCTACGAAGCGGTGCCCACCGCGTTCGGGGTACGGCTGCTCATCGGCGATGTGCGCGGCAAGGGACTGCTCGCGGTGGAGACGGCCGCGGCGCTGCTCGGCGCGTTCCGTGAGGCCGCGCACGACGAGCCCGATCTCGCCGCCCTGGCCCTGCGCATGGAGCGCAGCATGACGCGCCGGGCCGAGCACCTCGGCGGCAGCGAGATCGGCGAGCGGTTCGTGACCGCGGTCTTCGCCGAGATCCCGGCCGACGGGCGGATCATCCGGGTCGTCAACTGCGGTCATCCGCCGCCGCTGCTGATCCGTGCCGAGGAGGTCCTGGAGCTGGACAGCGGGTGTTCGGGTCCCCCGCTCAACCTCGGCGTGCTGCTGCCGGACCCGCACCACGTCGACAGCTACCCCTTCGAACCGGGCGAGCAGCTGCTGCTGTACACGGACGGCGTGACCGAGACCCGGGACGCGTCCGGCACCTTCTACCCGCTGGTGCGGCGCCTGCGCTCCTTCGGCCCGCTGCCCCCGCACGAACTGCTGGAACGGCTGCACCACGATCTCCTGGAGTACAGCGGCGACAACCTCCAGGACGACACGGCGGCGCTCGCGGCGTGCCTGCTCGCCGACGACGGAATCCGCGCCGTGGACAGGCCGTGA
- a CDS encoding DUF6131 family protein, with protein MIALGIILLIVGFLTGISILWTIGIILLVVGAVLWILGSMGHAVGGRRHYW; from the coding sequence ATGATCGCCCTCGGCATCATCTTGCTCATCGTCGGATTCCTCACCGGGATATCCATTCTGTGGACCATCGGAATCATCCTTCTGGTGGTCGGCGCGGTGCTGTGGATCCTCGGTTCGATGGGACACGCGGTCGGAGGCCGCCGGCACTACTGGTGA
- a CDS encoding TetR/AcrR family transcriptional regulator produces MPHMKDSPRRSDAQRNRERILEVALAELSRCPDVPLSVIARKAGVGQGTFYRNFPGRDALVLEIYRHEMGHVADSAAQLLDTRPPAQALRAWMDRLSEFAMTKAGLAGAIRQVTGAPGGPAKPAHTPVTDAAALLLRANEEAGTIRPGVTADDFMLAIAGLWQLDPREDWRPRATRLLDLVMDGLRRGAPGN; encoded by the coding sequence GTGCCACACATGAAGGACTCACCACGGCGCTCGGACGCGCAGCGCAACCGGGAGCGCATCCTGGAGGTGGCCCTGGCCGAGCTGTCGCGCTGCCCGGACGTCCCGCTGAGCGTCATCGCCCGCAAGGCGGGCGTCGGCCAGGGGACCTTCTACCGCAACTTCCCGGGCCGCGACGCGCTGGTCCTGGAGATCTACCGCCATGAGATGGGGCATGTCGCGGACAGCGCGGCGCAGTTGCTGGACACCCGGCCGCCCGCGCAGGCCCTGCGCGCCTGGATGGACCGGCTCTCCGAGTTCGCCATGACCAAGGCCGGCCTGGCCGGCGCGATCCGGCAGGTCACCGGCGCGCCGGGCGGTCCGGCCAAGCCCGCCCACACCCCGGTGACCGACGCGGCCGCGCTCCTGCTGCGGGCCAACGAGGAGGCCGGCACCATCCGGCCCGGCGTCACCGCGGACGACTTCATGCTCGCCATCGCCGGCCTGTGGCAGCTCGACCCCCGCGAGGACTGGCGCCCGCGCGCCACCCGGCTGCTGGACCTGGTGATGGACGGCCTGCGCCGGGGCGCGCCCGGGAACTGA
- a CDS encoding 2Fe-2S iron-sulfur cluster-binding protein, with the protein MASSTSSVITLHINGEKFTLPVDHRTTLLDALRERLALTGTKKGCDQGQCGACTVLVDGRRTVSCLQLAVAAEGREITTIEGVAEGDRLHPVQQAFLELDGYQCGYCTPGQICSAIGVLREHAAGLPSAVTDDIRPEAGPPPLTAEEIRERMSGNLCRCGAYVAIVEAVARAADGARTGTATESEEAMA; encoded by the coding sequence ATGGCCTCCTCGACGTCCAGTGTCATCACCCTGCACATCAACGGCGAGAAGTTCACACTGCCCGTCGACCACCGCACCACCCTGCTCGACGCGCTGCGTGAACGCCTCGCCCTGACCGGCACCAAGAAAGGCTGTGATCAAGGGCAATGCGGGGCCTGCACCGTCCTGGTGGACGGGCGCAGGACGGTCTCCTGTCTGCAACTGGCCGTGGCGGCCGAGGGGCGGGAGATCACCACGATCGAAGGCGTCGCGGAGGGGGACCGGCTGCATCCCGTGCAGCAGGCGTTCCTCGAACTCGACGGCTACCAGTGCGGTTACTGCACCCCGGGGCAGATCTGTTCGGCGATCGGGGTGCTCCGGGAACACGCGGCGGGCCTGCCGAGCGCCGTCACCGACGACATCCGGCCCGAGGCGGGACCGCCCCCGCTGACCGCCGAGGAGATCCGGGAGCGCATGAGCGGCAACCTGTGCCGGTGCGGCGCCTACGTCGCCATCGTCGAGGCCGTGGCCAGGGCGGCGGACGGCGCGCGCACCGGTACCGCGACCGAGTCCGAGGAGGCCATGGCATGA
- a CDS encoding xanthine dehydrogenase family protein subunit M: MREFDYRRATDVAGAVALLGADPDTRYLGGGTNLVDLMKTGVERPTRLVDIRELPLDRIESTRDGGLRIGATVTNADLAAHPEVRRRYPALAQAVLAGASGQLRNMATVGGNLLQRTRCGYFTDVTRPCNKRIPGSGCPAVEGEHHNHAILGASEHCVAVHPSDMAVPLTAFDAVVHYETADGPGESPLADFYLPVGETPHLETVLPSGALITGVVLPPAPVAARSRYRKVRERASYAFAIGSLAAALDVRDGVVHEARLALGAVASRPWRARAAEEVLTGAPAVPETYAAAAEAELAAARPLPHNGYKVTLMRNLVVAVLTELAEEATR; encoded by the coding sequence ATGAGGGAGTTCGACTACCGGCGGGCCACCGACGTCGCGGGCGCCGTCGCCCTGCTCGGCGCCGACCCGGACACCCGCTACCTCGGCGGCGGCACCAATCTCGTGGACCTGATGAAGACCGGCGTCGAGCGCCCCACCCGGCTGGTCGACATCCGTGAACTCCCGCTGGACCGGATCGAGTCCACGCGGGACGGCGGCCTGCGCATCGGCGCCACCGTCACCAACGCCGACCTCGCCGCCCACCCCGAGGTGCGCCGCCGCTACCCGGCGCTCGCCCAGGCCGTGCTGGCCGGTGCCTCCGGGCAGCTGCGCAACATGGCCACGGTCGGCGGGAATCTGCTCCAGCGCACCCGCTGCGGCTACTTCACCGATGTCACCCGGCCCTGCAACAAGCGGATTCCGGGCAGCGGTTGCCCCGCCGTCGAGGGCGAGCACCACAACCACGCGATCCTCGGCGCCTCCGAGCACTGCGTGGCCGTACACCCCTCGGACATGGCCGTCCCGCTCACCGCCTTCGACGCCGTCGTCCACTACGAGACCGCCGACGGGCCGGGCGAGTCGCCGCTCGCGGACTTCTATCTGCCGGTGGGCGAGACCCCGCACCTGGAGACCGTCCTGCCGTCCGGCGCGCTGATCACCGGTGTCGTCCTGCCGCCCGCGCCCGTCGCGGCCCGCTCCCGCTACCGCAAGGTGCGCGAGCGCGCCTCGTACGCGTTCGCCATCGGCTCCCTCGCGGCCGCGCTCGACGTCCGGGACGGAGTGGTGCACGAGGCGCGGCTGGCCCTCGGCGCCGTCGCCTCCCGGCCCTGGCGGGCCCGGGCCGCCGAAGAGGTGCTGACCGGGGCACCGGCCGTACCCGAGACCTACGCCGCCGCGGCCGAGGCCGAACTGGCCGCCGCCCGGCCGCTGCCGCACAACGGATACAAGGTGACCCTGATGCGCAACCTCGTCGTGGCCGTGCTCACCGAACTCGCCGAGGAGGCCACCCGATGA